The genomic stretch TTATTAAACCGGAAATTGATTTCCCTGCCGGAACAGACGAACACGATCCTAAAGTATATGAGAAGGCTGCCGAAAATTTCCAGATGTTTCAGGACAAGGGCTGGTTGGTGCAAGACGGAAAAGAAAATTATTATGTATATGCACAAACCATGAATGGCAAAACCCAATATGGGTTGGTGGTAGGAGCGTATGTTCCCGATTATATGAACGGGGTCATCAAAAAACATGAACTGACCCGTCGTGATAAGGAGGAAGACCGCATGAAACATGTCCGCGTAAATAATGCCAATATAGAACCGGTATTCTTTGCTTACCCGGATAATGCGGAATTAGATGCTATCGTTAAGAAATATACTTCACAACAGCCGGAATATGATTTTATCGCTCTGGGTGACGGTTTCGGACATTCATTCTGGGTGATCGACAAAGAAGAAGATATAACAGCTATCACAAAAGCTTTCAAAGCTATGCCGGCTCTTTATATTGCCGATGGCCATCATCGCTCGGCTGCTGCCGCCTTGGTAGGTGCCGAAAAAGCGCAGCAAAATGCAAACCATCAGGGAAATGAGGAATACAATTACTTTATGGCTGTATGTTTCCCGGCCAACCAGCTGACTATTATTGATTACAATCGTGTTGTAAAAGACTTGAACGGGCTGTCTCCGGAACAATTCCTGACCGCTGTCAGCAAGAATTTTGTAGTAGAAGAGAAAGGTATTGAGGTTTATAAACCGCAGGCTCTTCACAATTTCTCTCTCTATCTGGACGGTAAATGGTACAGCTTGACAGCAAAACCGGGCACATACGATGACAATGATCCTATCGGAGTATTAGACGTGACTATTTCTTCCAACTTGATATTGGATGAAATATTGGGAATCAAGGATCTTCGTTCCGACAAACGGATTGACTTTGTAGGTGGTATCCGTGGCTTGGAGGAATTAAAGAAGCGTGTGGACAGCGGTGAAATGAAAGTGGCTTTGGCCCTTTATCCTGTTTCTATGAAACAATTAATGGATATTGCCGATACCGGTAATATT from Phocaeicola dorei encodes the following:
- a CDS encoding DUF1015 domain-containing protein; translation: MAIIKPFKGIRPPKELVEQVASRPYDVLNSEEAREEAKGNEKSLYHIIKPEIDFPAGTDEHDPKVYEKAAENFQMFQDKGWLVQDGKENYYVYAQTMNGKTQYGLVVGAYVPDYMNGVIKKHELTRRDKEEDRMKHVRVNNANIEPVFFAYPDNAELDAIVKKYTSQQPEYDFIALGDGFGHSFWVIDKEEDITAITKAFKAMPALYIADGHHRSAAAALVGAEKAQQNANHQGNEEYNYFMAVCFPANQLTIIDYNRVVKDLNGLSPEQFLTAVSKNFVVEEKGIEVYKPQALHNFSLYLDGKWYSLTAKPGTYDDNDPIGVLDVTISSNLILDEILGIKDLRSDKRIDFVGGIRGLEELKKRVDSGEMKVALALYPVSMKQLMDIADTGNIMPPKTTWFEPKLRSGLVIHKLS